ATCTTAAAGCGATCCGGACGGGACTCGAACCCGCGACCTCCGCCGTGACAGGGCGGCATTCTAACCAGCTGAACTACCGGATCATTTGTTTTTAAAGAGCTTCTTTCGTTTTCGTGAGTGCAAAATTAGCACTTTTCTGGTAACCTACAACTTTTTTGCAAAAAAATGCTTCCCAATTAGGAAAGCACTCATTTTCAAATAGATTATTTTCTATAAGTGGGCAGATAACTTCTCTGTAATAAACTCTTTCGAGTTAACACCTACAATCTTATCAACTACCTGACCATTCTTAAAGATAAGAAGTGTAGGGATATTACGGATTCCGTAATCTACAGAAACCTGCTGATTGTTGTCCACATCCACTTTCCCTACAATCGCCTTCCCTTCAAAATCCTCTGCAACTTCTTCAACGATTGGTCCCAGCATACGACAAGGTCCGCACCATACTGCCCAAAAATCTACCAGTACTGGCTTATCTGAATTTAATACAACCTCTTTAAACGACTGATCTGTTATTTCTAATGCCATTTCTTTATTTTTTAAAATTAATATTCTTTGTACAAAATTACGGATAAAGTTTTAAATATCCTTATTCCCTATCTATAGGTACCATCAGCATTTTCTATGATGAATGGCTGTGAGATTTCCTTCAGGGCTTCTGCCAGCGCATCAATGTCCTCTTTAGTGGTAAGATGGCTGAAGGAGATCCTTAAAGGCGTTGTGCGTTGCATATCCTCGTCATCCAATAGCATCATCATCACCATCGATGGTTTTGCAGCCCCGGAAGAGCAGGCACTACCCTGTGATATGGCTATACCTTTCATATCTAATTTAAGGCCAATCATAGGATCTTTAAAGGGCAATAATACACTCAGCACCGTGTATAAGCTGCTTTCTTCAGCACTTCTACCGTTAAAACGGATACCAGGAATTATTTGTGTAAGCTTTTGTATCGTGTATTCTTTAATGCTTTTAATATGCTCGGTGTATGCCTGCATGTTTTTCAAAGAAAGCTCCAGCGCTCTGCCCAAACCTACGATTCCACACACGTTCTCGGTACCTGCACGCAATGAGCGCTCTTGTGGGCCACCGGTAATAATCCCTTTAAGGCCTGAAGATTTGCGTATGAAAGCAAAACCACTGCCTTTAGGTCCATGAAATTTGTGTGCGCTGCAGGAGGCAAAATCCACCGGAATGTCTGAGAAATCAATCTCCATATGGGCCATCGTCTGTACCGTATCCGAATGGAAAAGCGCCCCGTGTTCCTTACAGATCTGTGCTGTTTTCTTCAGGTCGAGCAGGTTGCCAATTTCGTTGTTGGCATGCATTAAACTCACCAAAGTCTTCTTATCGGAACTTTTCAGTTGCTGCACAAGATCATCAAGGCTGATGTCACCGTTACTGTCTGGCCGTAGATACACCACTTCTAACCCTCTGCGTTTCTTCATGTCCATGACAGTCTCTGCAACGCATTTATGCTCCATCGGCGAAGTGATAATGCGCTCTACCGCCAAATGGTTGACACACGATTTTATAATCATGTTATTAGATTCGGTCCCGCAAGAGGTAAAAACGATCTCAGCAGGCGTTACCTTCAGATAATCCGCGACCTCGCGGCGTACGGTTTCGATCAGGATCTTCGCTTCCTGGCCAAAACTGTGTGTGGATGAGGGGTTGCCGAAATTCACTTTCAGTACCTGTACCATGGCATCAATAACTTCTTCTGCGAGTGGCGTGGTAGCGGCATTATCCAGATATATTCTATCCATTTTATCTTAAGGTTTAGGGATGGGGTAAATTTAATGAAAAAATTCAAAATGGCTTTCATCTGCCCAAGCCAACATCTCGCGGTCGCCAGTAGAATCACCGAAAGCAATGGTTTTATCGAACTTTTGGTGGGCAATGGCGGTTTTTATCCTGCAGCGCTTTTCGTCACCATTGCAGTTTTTGCCCATAAAATTGCCTGTGAATATTTCATTATCAAAATCAGCCTGTGTAGCGAGCAATTTAAAGCCCCAGTTATCAGCAAATGGTTTCACCCAAATATCCAGTGAGGCTGAAACGATGTAGATTTCGGTTTGATTTCTGTTGATTTTATCAATAAATTGCTGTGCGTTGGGCCGAATGAGCGCCTTATGATGCCGTAAGAAAAACTCCTGCGCGCGGGCCTCTATTTCCTGTCTTTTTTCTCCTTTCAAAACAGCTGAGATGAAACTTTTCTTCACTTTTTCAGCGTCCGCAAGTTTTAGTTTAAGTAATACGAACAGCGGAATATGTACTAAGAATGACAGATAAAATCTCCTTGGATGATAGAACTTCAGGAAAAGGAACATGGTATCCCGAAATGTGAGGGTACCATCAAAATCGAAAAGATAGAGTTTTCTCATGTATCGGTTATAACTTCATTTTCTTGAAAATAAACTCAGGAACAGCACGGATCATCATCATGATAAGTGACCAAACCGGCAACACATACACTACGTTGCGTTTCGCTTTGTAGGCTTTGTAAATAAGGTTGGCAGCCTGCTTCGGTGTGGCGGTAAGGGTTGGGTTAAGCGGTAATCCCTCCGTCATCTTAGTATCCATAAAACCTGGTTTTATAGTGATTACATGTACGTTGCGCGAATACAGATAGTTGCGTAAACCGCTTAGGTAAGCGGTAAGTCCTGCCTTGGCGCTGCCGTAGATGAAATTGCTCTGTCTTCCGCGTTCGCCAGCGACCGATGACAGCACAATCATGGTACCGGAACGTTTCCTTTCCATTTTTTCTGCAAAATAATTAAGGATAGGGAGGAGTCGTGCATAGTTGATACCCACAATACGGTCGGTGTTTTTCGTGTTATACAAGGCCTCTTCGGTACCCTCGCCTAAGTAACCGGAGGCACAGAAGAGCAGATCGCTCTGTATATCAGAAAACTTCGTAAAATCAGTATCGTTCATCAGATCAAGTGCGATGATTTCTGAGTGTTGCAGATATTTGACATCAATATGACGGGCAAATTTCTCGGCCGTATCCCTGTTGGAGGTGAATAAATAGACAGAGGGGAATTTTTCACCGGTTTGCAAAACTCTTTCTACAAATGCCTGCGCTACTTCCGAATTACTTCCTAATACAATCATGGTTTACTATTTAGGCCTTGATTAAAAACCTTAGAGATTACTGAGGATTCTTTTATGCTGCAAAGAAACGAATTTGGCATTCTGTACCTGCTGTAGATAATTAGTGAGCGAAGATCTACTCATACTGTCTTTGGTCAGGTAAATTCGTCCGCCATATTCCGAGACAATATCATCCAGTTGCTGTACCAGTGCGCTGAGTTTGCTATTGACCTTAAAATCCAGCGCTAGGGTGTACCCTTCAATAGGAAAAGAATTAAAGGCCTGTGGATTGTTTTTCCCGAACAACTTCAGCACCGCCAGGAAAGAGCCATTCTTGCTGTGGGCGATGGTCTCCAGAATCTTGCGCATCCCATCTTTTCCGTTGGCTCTCGGGATAACCATCTGATATTGAATAAAGCCTTTTTTGCCGTAAATCTTATTCCAGTCGTTTACTACATCAAGCGGATAGAAGAAACTTTCGTAGTCTACAATATCCTTTTTTATCTTGGTACGCTGTTTTTTAAAATACAGCACATTGAAGAGTTTTACCGTAAGATTATTAAGTATAAACCCCGGAAAATAAAACGGGACGGTGGGTACTATTTTTTTCTTCAGCCTAAGCGGTGTACCCGCAAGTTTTGCCGGCAGTTCCTGTAGCAGCGCATGCTCGCCACGCATCAGGATGCTTCTGCCGAGTTTGGGCCCTTTCTGCAGACAGTCAATCCAAGCGACATTGTATGTCCAGTCTTCACTTTCATCGAAAAGTTGGAAAATTTCATCAAGATTTTCCGCTTTGATACTTTCCTGCTTGATATAAGACGTACTGATGTTCTTTAGCCTGAATTTAGCATCCAGAATAATACCTGTAAGTCCCATTCCGCCGATGGTAGCCCAGAACTTATCGGGATTTTCCTTGCGCGAACATGTAATGACCTCCGCATGTTCATTCAACAAAGAAAATTCGATCAAGTATTCTGAAAAGCAACCTTCCTGATGATGATTTTTGCCGTGTACATCAGAAGCGATAGCGCCACCTACAGTGATGAATTTGGTCCCTGGGGTTACGTAAAGAAAATAGCCTTGCGGTACGATAACCTCTAGAATTTCGGAGAGTAGCATACCTGCTTCGCACGCGATGATGCCATTTAGCCTATCGAAGCTGATGAACTTATTAAGTCTTTTGGTGGAAAAGATATGTTCTGCCAACGCGGCATCACCGTAGCAACGGCCATTTCCCCGCGCGATTACCTCATTATTGTTCCGTACAAAATCCTGTATTTTCAGCAAAGAGTCTTCAGACCGGATTTCTTTTTCAACTACAGGAAAATTTCCCCAGTTGGCCACCTTCTGTATGAAATTGGGTTTCATTATTTGAAATAGATTTGAAGTAAAAATGCGGCAAGCCACAACACCAGCGTTACCTGAATATATCGGTCTTTATAGATAATTTTAGTCGGTGATTCGGTTTTGTTATATACGAGTGTCTGCTGAAGATATCGTAGGAAAGCGAATACAACAAAAAACACGGTGTAAAATACCCTGGAATGGAACTTCTGCTGTACTTCTGGCGAGAGGGTAAACATCAGGTAACAGATGATGGCCAGGGTACAACTTATCGAAAGCGCGATATCCGCGAACTGCACATTATACCCATCAAGCGCCCGCCTGGTTTTACCGGAAATCTGTGCATTAATGAGTTCTCCCCTACGTTTACCAATTGCCAATACCAGTGCCAACACAAATGTCAGCAAGATCGCCCACTGAGAAATATATATCCCCGAGGCATAACCACCAGCTGATACACGCAGCACAAAGCCAATCGCAATAATGCAGACATCAATAATCGCGACGTGTTTCAGACGAAAAGTGTAAGCGATATTCATCACAAAATAAAATGCAATGACCGCGGAAAACTTCAGCAAATCGCGGTGCAAAAAATGCTGACCGAAAAATATCAAAAGGATAATGGAACAGACCAGTGCTATAAAAACCGAAATCGCTACAGGCTTTCGGATAGCACCACTGGCTAAGGGACGGTTCTTTTTATCAGGATGCTTACGGTCCGACTCGATATCAGAATAATCATTCACGATATAGATGCTGCTTGCTGTAAATGAAAACACTACAAATGCAAAAATACTTTTGGCCAGCAGATCCAGATTGGTAATATTTCCCGAGAAGAACAGAGGTGCGAAAACAAAAAGATTTTTTACCCACTGCTCTACGCGAAGAAGTTTTAAATATTTCGTCATCTGTGAAAAAATCAGAAACAAAAGTAATGATTTTAAAATAAAAAAGCCCGCCGTGGCGGACTATAAATATAATGATAGGATTTGGTCTTAATTGTTGTTTTGTGCCTCGTTAATCATTTCCTCGTTCGCGGTAATGGCAAACTCTACACGTCGGTTTTCGGCTCTGCCTGCATCGGTGTTATTACTTGCTACAGGTTCTTTTTCGCCCATTCCCATGGTAATCATGCGCGATGAAGCGACCCCTTGGGAAACCAAATATGATTTAACCGCGGCCGCACGTCTTTCAGAGAGTGAAAGGTTATAAGCATCAGTCCCTTTGCTGTCGGTATGTCCGTAGATATTGATGTTCGTATCCATATTATTTTTAAGGACGGTCGCCAGTTTATTAAGGTTAGCTTTAGCCGCAGCGGTGAGTTCTGAAGAATCGAAACCGAAGTTTACCATATTCTCTTTCATCGTCACACGTATACCTTCACCTACACGTTCTACTTCCGCGCCTGGCAATGTTTCTTTAATTTCTTTGGCCTGTTTGTCCATATTACGGCCAATCACATTACCGGCTACACCACCTACGATGCCACCCAGCACAGCGCCGGCTGGCGCATTTTTACCTTTGCCGAGATTGTTACCCAACACCCCGCCTAATACAGCGCCGGCTGTTGCACCGATAACGGTACCTTTTTGTTGGTTATTGGCATTTTGTACAGTTTCGCAACTGGTAAGCAGTAAACCTGCTGACAGAAATAAACCTGCGAAATTGGTTTTATTTAAGAATCTCATATCGTTTGTTTGTTTAATTAATTTTTCATTCCGGTTCGGCTGAAGTTGTAGATGATCCTTACATTATCACCCGCTGAGTTCACATTCTGTTCGAGGCTAAAAGAATCTGCAGTTTGACTGATGAGATTTAATGAATACCCTTCAGTGACAGATTTTGCTTTGGAGCCTTCTAGCATTTTTTTGAATTTGAATTCAGAACCGTTTACCACTTCAAATTTAATAGGCTGAATCACGCTTGGGCATGCGCCGCCGCCACTCAAAGTGTAAGAGCCTGTCCAATTATTGGGGATAAGCCTCCAGTGGCTTCCTACGAAACACTGTGCATCCGCACCTTCATCAAATGGCTTCACCTTATAATTTTTATCGTAGTTTACACTGGTAATCTCCCAGTCACCTTTTAGCTGAAGAAACTCGGCCCTGTTGTTCTGAGCGGTTTTAGCCGTACTGCAAGAAACAGTAAGTGCTGCCCCTACGAAGCCCGCTAATAATAGATTTTTCATAGCTTAAATTATTTGATACATACCCTACAAAAAACCGTGCCACACCCATAGATATCCAAAAAAAAGCCCGAATAACCGGACTTTTTATTGAACAATCATATAAAAAGATTTATTTCTTAACCTTTTTTACCGTTTTTTTAGGTGCCGCATTTTTGGCTGCTGGCATTGGTTTATAGAAATTAGTATAGGCATATTCCGCCGCTTTCAGCACATCAATAACTCCGCCTGCCTGAGAAATAAGGTTGAAGCTGTTATTGGTATTTGATGAAATCATCGCGTTTACAGAAGATTTGTTTGAAGTCTTCACCAGTGCTTCGATGATTTGCGCCGGTGTGAGGTTAGGCATGTAAGCCAGCAATACCGATGCTGCGCCTGCAACCACCGGAGCTGCCATTGATGTCCCTTGCAGATACTCATATTTGCCATCGGGCACAGTAGAGTAAATTTTATCGCCTGGGGCAAACACATTCACCATCTTTTGGTTGTAGTTGGAGAAACTGGCTCTTAGAAACTCATTATTATTGGTAGAAGCGCCCACCACAATCATGTTATTAATAAAAGGTGCCGGATCGGTAACATCCTGGAAGTTGGTTGGGTAATATATATTCTCCTCGATGTTTTCATTCTCATTACCAGCAGCTTTTACGAGTAACACACCTTTATCCTGCGCATATTTAAATGCTTCCCAAACGATATTCTTGCCGGGAGAAACGGGTTTGCCGAAACTCATATTCAAGATTTTAGCGCCGTTATCCACTGCATATCGTATGGAATTGGCCACGTCCTTATCTCTTTCATCACCATTTGGCACGGTACGAACGGTCATGATTCTTGCGGTTTTATAGCCTACACCATATTGTACTTCGGCACCGTGTGGCATACCTGCGATAATGCCTGCAACGTGTGTCCCGTGCTGGGCATCCGGGCCTTCGTAATTGTTATTACCATAAAAACGCTCCGTATAATCATCATAGTTATCGCCTACAATTTCGGCACGCGGATCATAATCAAGATTATACTGCTTGGTAGCCTGGGGACCATAATAATCGAGCGCTTCTTTCATTTGTGCTTCCAGAAACTTTTGTACTTCAGCCGGTGCTTTCCCTTTCACTGAAGGGTCGTTCACCAACTGACCAAGTACCGAAGCTGCCATCGCCTGCTCCTGTGTGGTAGGCTTAATGGCGGCCACAGCTTCAGTGGTGAGCGGCTGGCCGTTGAGCAACGCAATCATTGATGGGATCATTTGCTGAATGCGCGAATAGGTTTCGTACCCTTGTTTGGCTTCGAGGCTTTTCTTAGTGAAGAGTTCCTTGGACTTCATGTACATTTCGAACTCATTCGGCATTTTTGCCTGATTCGCTTTATTGACAGTGGAGTTTGCGCCTTCAAAGACATCTTTATACTTCTTCACCACGCGGGTTACTTCCATATTATCTACATCGATGTCACCGTTTTTCCCGCCCATGAAATTCCAGCCATGTACGTCGTCTACATAACCATTGTTATCATCGTCTTTGCCGTTGTTTGGGATTTCATTCGGATTTCTCCACATGTTTTTCATTAGTCCGGGATGGTCCACTTCTACCCCGCTGTCGAGTACGCCTACGACAACTGGTTTGGCTTTAAGGCCTTTGGACTCCAGATATTTATATGCATTATCGGTATTTACACCATATACGTTGGTGGCAGCAAAATCTTTGTGATACCAAGTCATCAGATCTTTATCTTTCATTGGATCCACCGGCTGGCTGTCGGCTTGTGCAAACGCAGCTGTGCCTGCGAGAAAGTAAGCTGCGATGAGTAATTTTTTCATATTAAATTTTGTTTAGATCGATATTCTTAAGATAAGTAAGCGTTTCCGGGCCTTTGTTACATATTAAATCGAGTATGGAGAGATCTGCCTCAAACCCGAATTTGTCCGAGAAAGTCTGGTAATAAGTTTCGAGACCATAATCCTCCCGGTGTTTGGCAGGAAATTTTTCCCGGTAATTTTTTCCTTCCGGTTCTTTCAGGTACTCGCCGCTCAACGTATATTCTTTTTCTGTTTTCAAGATTTGCTGAATGACTTTCAGGGCGTTCAGATTAAATTCGATAAGAGAAGGGGTACTAAAGTTAAATATAGCCTCGAGCTTATCTTCATAAAACTCGAAATACGGCGAACTCTGATACGCGGTTTTAATAGATTTCCAATGGAGTTTCTGCCAGTTTTCGCGGTAAGAAATTTCTGTTTCATTCAGTACACGTTTACCGTTATGGCTTATCGGAATAATGAGTGACAGACGACCATTGGCCCCATAAATGGTGGTACGGTTACGGTAAGTCTGTTTCGGGAAATGCTCAAATTGCTCCAGTTCTACTGCTTTACTTTGTAAAAAGACAGCGAACCATGACACTGGCGGAAGATAAAATATAGGTAATAAAACTTTCATCGAATAAAAATTAAAATCCCCCTCCAGGGGAGAGGGAAAGTGATATAAAAATGTAAACAGTTTAGTCTGTTTTTTCTTTCTTTTTGAAGAGCTTGGCAAAATAATCCCAACCGAAAAACAATACAAGAATAATGACGGCTACCCACCAATAAGAAGTTTTGTGTGCTTCACCGGTGTTGGTGGCTTTAAACATACGGTCCCAACGGAAAGATTTGCCATCCGGCTGGTAAGATGAACCGTTGTCAGCAAAAAGACCTTCTATACTCAACCAGGTAAACATGGGGCTGCCGACGATATTTTCCTCTGGCACGAAACCGAAAAACCGGGCATCAAGTGAGGCATCGCGGTTGTCACCAATCATCATATAATAATCCTGCTTTATGGTGTACTGATTGGTTTGCTGGCCATTTATAAAAATTTTACCATCGCGGTTCTCGAGTTTGTTATGTTCGTACTCTGAAATAATCCATTGATATTCAGGCAAATTACTCTGGGTAAGGGTTACCACATCGCCTTTTTTCGGAATCCTTAGCGGCCCATACCAATCTTGATTCCATTTCTTATTGATCGGAAAAATGGACTGGGCGGTATCAATGTTTTTGGTATATGCACTACGGTCGGCATTTACCTTATAAGAAACCGCAGCCGAATCTTTTGCCCAGATATGTTCTTTAAGTTCAATCACTTGCGGCAATTGCTTGATTTCTCTGGCAGTTTTATCCGTAAGTCCTTGGAAATCATAAACAAATCCGTTTTCAGTCTGTAACTCCTGTACCGGTAAGAAACCATATTGTCTGTATAACGAAGGAATATCCAACTGGCTGCCAGTTACAGCGATGAACTTATGCTGTTTCTGCTGGTCTCCTAAGATAGTTTCTGGTTTACCATTCACAAACAAACGTCCGGCGCGCATTTCTATGAGATCGCCGGCAACTGCCACGCAGCGTTTCACGTAAGGATCTTTTCGGTCTGTAGCGGTGTGAACAGAATCTTGGGGATAATTAAATACTACAATATCGTTTTTCTGCGGTTTATTGAACTGAAAAATCCTTTCGTAAGGAAGTTTTACAGTTTCCACATAAGACTTGGGGTCATCCTTTGGGTTGCCCTTCTGGCCGGTATCTAAAATAGTTCCCTGCAAGAACGGAATCGCCAGCGGACGCATCGGCATACGGAAACCATACGTCCATTTATTAACAAATAGGAAATCGCCTACCATTAATGTACGCTCCATAGAGCCCGTTGGAATACCAAATGGCTGAACTACAAACACATGCACAATAGTCGCAAACACT
This DNA window, taken from Chryseobacterium sp. 6424, encodes the following:
- a CDS encoding FAD-binding protein, which gives rise to MKPNFIQKVANWGNFPVVEKEIRSEDSLLKIQDFVRNNNEVIARGNGRCYGDAALAEHIFSTKRLNKFISFDRLNGIIACEAGMLLSEILEVIVPQGYFLYVTPGTKFITVGGAIASDVHGKNHHQEGCFSEYLIEFSLLNEHAEVITCSRKENPDKFWATIGGMGLTGIILDAKFRLKNISTSYIKQESIKAENLDEIFQLFDESEDWTYNVAWIDCLQKGPKLGRSILMRGEHALLQELPAKLAGTPLRLKKKIVPTVPFYFPGFILNNLTVKLFNVLYFKKQRTKIKKDIVDYESFFYPLDVVNDWNKIYGKKGFIQYQMVIPRANGKDGMRKILETIAHSKNGSFLAVLKLFGKNNPQAFNSFPIEGYTLALDFKVNSKLSALVQQLDDIVSEYGGRIYLTKDSMSRSSLTNYLQQVQNAKFVSLQHKRILSNL
- a CDS encoding WbqC family protein, which translates into the protein MKVLLPIFYLPPVSWFAVFLQSKAVELEQFEHFPKQTYRNRTTIYGANGRLSLIIPISHNGKRVLNETEISYRENWQKLHWKSIKTAYQSSPYFEFYEDKLEAIFNFSTPSLIEFNLNALKVIQQILKTEKEYTLSGEYLKEPEGKNYREKFPAKHREDYGLETYYQTFSDKFGFEADLSILDLICNKGPETLTYLKNIDLNKI
- a CDS encoding OmpA family protein, coding for MRFLNKTNFAGLFLSAGLLLTSCETVQNANNQQKGTVIGATAGAVLGGVLGNNLGKGKNAPAGAVLGGIVGGVAGNVIGRNMDKQAKEIKETLPGAEVERVGEGIRVTMKENMVNFGFDSSELTAAAKANLNKLATVLKNNMDTNINIYGHTDSKGTDAYNLSLSERRAAAVKSYLVSQGVASSRMITMGMGEKEPVASNNTDAGRAENRRVEFAITANEEMINEAQNNN
- the trxA gene encoding thioredoxin — protein: MALEITDQSFKEVVLNSDKPVLVDFWAVWCGPCRMLGPIVEEVAEDFEGKAIVGKVDVDNNQQVSVDYGIRNIPTLLIFKNGQVVDKIVGVNSKEFITEKLSAHL
- a CDS encoding decaprenyl-phosphate phosphoribosyltransferase, giving the protein MTKYLKLLRVEQWVKNLFVFAPLFFSGNITNLDLLAKSIFAFVVFSFTASSIYIVNDYSDIESDRKHPDKKNRPLASGAIRKPVAISVFIALVCSIILLIFFGQHFLHRDLLKFSAVIAFYFVMNIAYTFRLKHVAIIDVCIIAIGFVLRVSAGGYASGIYISQWAILLTFVLALVLAIGKRRGELINAQISGKTRRALDGYNVQFADIALSISCTLAIICYLMFTLSPEVQQKFHSRVFYTVFFVVFAFLRYLQQTLVYNKTESPTKIIYKDRYIQVTLVLWLAAFLLQIYFK
- the lepB gene encoding signal peptidase I, with protein sequence MNYFITYTVYVLILSVLMGLSTWKLFKKMGYHPLLAFVPFYNYFIIQKETKHPKWWVIMAYLPIVGPIMLSVFHLFLMKHFGKRTFTQRLLTVLLPFIYMAVVNYSKDAEIETEDSLFLTGEEPQEKKKESFIGSITFAAVFATIVHVFVVQPFGIPTGSMERTLMVGDFLFVNKWTYGFRMPMRPLAIPFLQGTILDTGQKGNPKDDPKSYVETVKLPYERIFQFNKPQKNDIVVFNYPQDSVHTATDRKDPYVKRCVAVAGDLIEMRAGRLFVNGKPETILGDQQKQHKFIAVTGSQLDIPSLYRQYGFLPVQELQTENGFVYDFQGLTDKTAREIKQLPQVIELKEHIWAKDSAAVSYKVNADRSAYTKNIDTAQSIFPINKKWNQDWYGPLRIPKKGDVVTLTQSNLPEYQWIISEYEHNKLENRDGKIFINGQQTNQYTIKQDYYMMIGDNRDASLDARFFGFVPEENIVGSPMFTWLSIEGLFADNGSSYQPDGKSFRWDRMFKATNTGEAHKTSYWWVAVIILVLFFGWDYFAKLFKKKEKTD
- a CDS encoding lipocalin family protein; protein product: MKNLLLAGFVGAALTVSCSTAKTAQNNRAEFLQLKGDWEITSVNYDKNYKVKPFDEGADAQCFVGSHWRLIPNNWTGSYTLSGGGACPSVIQPIKFEVVNGSEFKFKKMLEGSKAKSVTEGYSLNLISQTADSFSLEQNVNSAGDNVRIIYNFSRTGMKN
- a CDS encoding HAD-IB family hydrolase; protein product: MRKLYLFDFDGTLTFRDTMFLFLKFYHPRRFYLSFLVHIPLFVLLKLKLADAEKVKKSFISAVLKGEKRQEIEARAQEFFLRHHKALIRPNAQQFIDKINRNQTEIYIVSASLDIWVKPFADNWGFKLLATQADFDNEIFTGNFMGKNCNGDEKRCRIKTAIAHQKFDKTIAFGDSTGDREMLAWADESHFEFFH
- a CDS encoding cysteine desulfurase family protein, producing MDRIYLDNAATTPLAEEVIDAMVQVLKVNFGNPSSTHSFGQEAKILIETVRREVADYLKVTPAEIVFTSCGTESNNMIIKSCVNHLAVERIITSPMEHKCVAETVMDMKKRRGLEVVYLRPDSNGDISLDDLVQQLKSSDKKTLVSLMHANNEIGNLLDLKKTAQICKEHGALFHSDTVQTMAHMEIDFSDIPVDFASCSAHKFHGPKGSGFAFIRKSSGLKGIITGGPQERSLRAGTENVCGIVGLGRALELSLKNMQAYTEHIKSIKEYTIQKLTQIIPGIRFNGRSAEESSLYTVLSVLLPFKDPMIGLKLDMKGIAISQGSACSSGAAKPSMVMMMLLDDEDMQRTTPLRISFSHLTTKEDIDALAEALKEISQPFIIENADGTYR
- a CDS encoding S8 family serine peptidase, with protein sequence MKKLLIAAYFLAGTAAFAQADSQPVDPMKDKDLMTWYHKDFAATNVYGVNTDNAYKYLESKGLKAKPVVVGVLDSGVEVDHPGLMKNMWRNPNEIPNNGKDDDNNGYVDDVHGWNFMGGKNGDIDVDNMEVTRVVKKYKDVFEGANSTVNKANQAKMPNEFEMYMKSKELFTKKSLEAKQGYETYSRIQQMIPSMIALLNGQPLTTEAVAAIKPTTQEQAMAASVLGQLVNDPSVKGKAPAEVQKFLEAQMKEALDYYGPQATKQYNLDYDPRAEIVGDNYDDYTERFYGNNNYEGPDAQHGTHVAGIIAGMPHGAEVQYGVGYKTARIMTVRTVPNGDERDKDVANSIRYAVDNGAKILNMSFGKPVSPGKNIVWEAFKYAQDKGVLLVKAAGNENENIEENIYYPTNFQDVTDPAPFINNMIVVGASTNNNEFLRASFSNYNQKMVNVFAPGDKIYSTVPDGKYEYLQGTSMAAPVVAGAASVLLAYMPNLTPAQIIEALVKTSNKSSVNAMISSNTNNSFNLISQAGGVIDVLKAAEYAYTNFYKPMPAAKNAAPKKTVKKVKK
- a CDS encoding SDR family NAD(P)-dependent oxidoreductase; the encoded protein is MIVLGSNSEVAQAFVERVLQTGEKFPSVYLFTSNRDTAEKFARHIDVKYLQHSEIIALDLMNDTDFTKFSDIQSDLLFCASGYLGEGTEEALYNTKNTDRIVGINYARLLPILNYFAEKMERKRSGTMIVLSSVAGERGRQSNFIYGSAKAGLTAYLSGLRNYLYSRNVHVITIKPGFMDTKMTEGLPLNPTLTATPKQAANLIYKAYKAKRNVVYVLPVWSLIMMMIRAVPEFIFKKMKL